A section of the Pseudovibrio sp. M1P-2-3 genome encodes:
- a CDS encoding beta-glucosidase — translation MNEELVRKNKQKKTTLHNQLDPIPLLKARHQTVDELLKALDSQDKISLRDGDLPFWKGLSRMLKLGNGAGPWSAGSLPEHGIPGIKWLEGAKGIVLRGATTFPVPIARAATFDRNLEERIGDVIGYELRALGGTVFGGVCLNLMRHPSWGKAQESYGEDPVLAGTMGTALVQGVQRHAMACLKHFCLSSKENTRFESDIIISKRALHELFLPQFRKAIGAGAAAVMTGYNAVNGIPTSQNYELLTGILRKRWHFSGIILSDFMFAINDPSAALEAGIDIEMPFQMHLRSELQRQTKGKKLYRDNHLQSCKRILQQQFTFLKQGNYERKYVGGAKARLLALEAAEKSMVLLQNEESALPLLSIRSLAVVGPLVRSDNLGDTRSSATSPTSVTNPISGLKRILPSSVTIRQSQGHHLEKSSEIAAKSDATIVIVGYNANDEGEHIPLDLAGKVKPLLPYPRTREDNETHNIFMRSYGGDSKGKYQKPAGDRKSLQLRDADIKLIETVCAVSQRVIVVIVAGSPVLISEWRHKAQAILLHWYAGMEGGLALARILKGEVSPAGKLPFALPHKSSDLQDFHGSSSKDFYDLWHGYRKLDHDKTTPAYPFGFGLSYSSFQFSELEIRHEGQGGSETVIAHFLITNTGSYDSDVVAQLYVSVPRSKVSRPPVELKGFERIHLKSGEFRYIDIPVPINSLAYFCEDADNFTLEPTTYDIYVGHHAHDANALVTRFALNMEHSQINLDKIADE, via the coding sequence ATGAACGAGGAACTGGTTCGTAAGAATAAGCAAAAAAAAACAACCCTTCACAATCAACTTGATCCAATTCCCCTCCTAAAGGCTCGTCATCAAACTGTAGACGAGCTACTTAAAGCACTAGACTCACAAGATAAAATCTCTCTACGCGATGGGGATCTTCCGTTCTGGAAGGGTCTATCCAGAATGCTAAAATTGGGAAATGGGGCAGGCCCTTGGTCGGCAGGTAGCCTACCCGAACACGGAATTCCTGGAATAAAATGGCTAGAGGGAGCAAAGGGCATTGTATTACGCGGCGCCACAACATTTCCTGTTCCTATTGCAAGGGCTGCAACCTTTGACAGGAACCTTGAGGAGCGCATTGGGGACGTTATAGGGTATGAATTAAGAGCACTCGGAGGCACAGTCTTTGGCGGTGTGTGCTTGAATCTGATGCGCCACCCCTCATGGGGCAAAGCACAGGAAAGCTATGGAGAGGACCCGGTTCTCGCCGGCACTATGGGAACTGCGCTTGTTCAGGGAGTACAAAGGCATGCCATGGCATGCCTAAAACACTTCTGTCTTTCATCTAAAGAAAATACCCGATTTGAGAGTGATATCATCATATCCAAGCGAGCTCTTCACGAACTTTTTCTCCCTCAGTTTCGAAAAGCCATAGGCGCTGGGGCCGCAGCCGTTATGACCGGCTACAACGCCGTAAACGGAATTCCCACCTCACAAAACTATGAGTTACTGACAGGAATCCTCCGTAAAAGGTGGCACTTCAGCGGTATTATCCTAAGTGACTTTATGTTTGCAATTAATGATCCTTCTGCTGCACTGGAAGCTGGCATTGATATTGAAATGCCTTTCCAAATGCACTTGCGCTCAGAACTTCAGCGGCAGACGAAAGGAAAGAAATTATATCGGGACAACCATCTTCAGAGCTGTAAAAGGATCTTACAACAACAGTTCACCTTCTTGAAGCAAGGGAATTATGAACGCAAATACGTAGGTGGAGCGAAGGCCCGTCTCCTAGCCCTTGAGGCCGCAGAGAAATCCATGGTTCTGCTTCAAAACGAAGAGAGCGCCCTCCCCCTTCTCTCCATTCGCTCACTTGCAGTTGTAGGGCCACTAGTGAGAAGCGATAATCTAGGTGATACAAGGTCAAGCGCTACCAGCCCAACAAGTGTCACCAACCCAATTAGTGGCCTTAAACGTATACTACCTTCTTCTGTCACCATTCGCCAGAGCCAAGGACACCACTTGGAGAAGTCCTCAGAGATTGCTGCCAAGAGTGACGCAACAATCGTTATAGTGGGATATAATGCGAATGACGAAGGAGAACACATCCCCCTTGACCTTGCGGGAAAAGTGAAACCGTTGCTCCCTTATCCAAGAACTCGAGAAGACAACGAAACTCATAATATCTTTATGCGTAGTTACGGTGGAGACAGCAAAGGAAAGTATCAAAAGCCCGCAGGAGACCGTAAATCTCTTCAGCTCCGCGATGCAGATATTAAATTGATTGAGACTGTTTGTGCAGTCAGTCAGCGCGTGATTGTAGTCATTGTTGCAGGTAGCCCAGTCCTTATCAGCGAATGGAGACATAAGGCTCAAGCCATATTGCTTCATTGGTACGCGGGTATGGAAGGAGGGTTGGCACTGGCCCGAATATTGAAAGGAGAAGTTTCCCCAGCAGGAAAGCTTCCTTTTGCTCTACCCCATAAATCTTCGGACCTACAAGATTTTCACGGCTCAAGTTCCAAGGATTTCTATGACCTTTGGCATGGTTATAGGAAACTTGACCACGATAAAACTACACCGGCTTATCCGTTTGGCTTTGGCCTATCCTATTCCTCCTTCCAGTTTTCCGAGCTGGAGATACGTCATGAAGGACAAGGTGGAAGTGAAACAGTTATAGCACACTTCTTAATTACCAACACCGGCTCTTATGACAGTGATGTCGTAGCTCAGCTATACGTCTCGGTTCCACGTTCCAAAGTCTCCCGCCCGCCAGTTGAGCTAAAAGGATTTGAACGAATCCATCTAAAGTCAGGAGAGTTTCGCTATATTGATATTCCTGTACCGATTAACTCGCTCGCCTATTTCTGCGAAGATGCCGATAACTTTACCTTGGAACCCACCACCTACGATATTTATGTTGGTCATCATGCACACGATGCGAATGCCCTAGTCACCCGCTTTGCATTGAATATGGAGCACAGTCAAATTAATCTTGACAAAATTGCAGATGAGTAA
- the glyS gene encoding glycine--tRNA ligase subunit beta yields the protein MPDLLLEIFSEEIPARMQRRAAEDLKSLLTNALVEAGLTYEGAKAFATPRRLTLTVAGLTKSSAATREERKGPRVGAPEKAVAGFLRGAGLKSLEDAQIHTDPKKGEFYVAVIEKPGREATDIIAEVMPGIIRNFPWPKSQRWGTGKLKWVRPLHSILCTFGPETEEPEIVEFEVDGIKAGNTTRGHRFMSPEAFTVRRFEDYQSKLEAAKVVLDADRRKDIILHDAKNAALALGLDLVEDQGLLEEVAGLNEWPTVLIGSFEEEFLEIPDEAVQLTIKVNQKNFVLKDPKTGRLSNKFALTTNIEAKDGGLKIIAGNEKVVRARLADAKFFWDTDLKNNLEKNNSKLKDIVFHEKLGSVANRIERLEKLAAEIAPLIGADVELTRRAAKLSKADLVSSMVYEFPELQGLMGRYYAAAQGENEAIAHAIEDHYKPAGASDSVPSGPVSIAVALADKIDILTGFWAINEKPTGSKDPFALRRAALGVIRLILENDLRIPMRDVLVQSLRRNIADIASHKGEDTVVSLPFVKESEAAGSLIKDMFSLVSKATGIILDNLSNKVPETALESGLIDDLMAFFVDRLKVVLKDKGVRHDLADAVFALGGQDDIALMVKRAEALGTLLATEDGKNLLAGYKRAANILRAEEKKDQKSYGGSPSEELLEEPAEIKLTNAISDTQKKLTALILNTDYSGAMSELALLRGPVDAFFEEIHVNAENMDVRENRLKILAQIRAAVHEVADFSKISG from the coding sequence ATGCCCGATCTACTCCTAGAGATTTTTAGTGAGGAAATTCCAGCACGCATGCAACGACGTGCCGCTGAGGATCTTAAATCCCTCCTGACCAATGCTCTTGTTGAAGCAGGTCTGACCTACGAAGGGGCAAAAGCATTTGCGACCCCTCGTCGCCTTACCCTTACAGTTGCTGGATTAACAAAATCTTCAGCTGCGACACGCGAAGAACGCAAAGGTCCTCGTGTTGGCGCGCCAGAAAAGGCTGTTGCCGGCTTCCTAAGGGGGGCAGGCCTTAAATCCTTAGAAGACGCACAAATTCACACTGACCCCAAAAAAGGTGAGTTCTATGTGGCTGTCATAGAAAAACCGGGGCGTGAGGCGACTGATATTATTGCCGAAGTTATGCCGGGAATTATTCGTAACTTCCCTTGGCCAAAGTCCCAACGCTGGGGAACAGGCAAGTTAAAGTGGGTACGCCCCCTCCACTCCATTCTCTGCACATTCGGTCCAGAAACAGAAGAACCTGAGATAGTCGAGTTTGAAGTCGACGGAATTAAAGCTGGAAATACCACACGCGGTCATCGCTTTATGTCTCCCGAAGCTTTTACAGTTCGCCGCTTTGAGGATTACCAAAGCAAGCTGGAAGCTGCAAAAGTAGTTCTGGATGCCGACCGTCGTAAGGACATTATTTTGCATGATGCAAAAAATGCAGCACTGGCATTGGGCTTGGACCTTGTGGAAGATCAAGGCCTTCTGGAGGAAGTTGCAGGCCTAAATGAATGGCCAACTGTTCTCATTGGTTCCTTTGAGGAAGAGTTCCTTGAAATACCTGACGAAGCAGTTCAGCTCACCATTAAAGTCAACCAAAAGAACTTTGTTCTCAAGGACCCTAAAACTGGACGCCTTTCCAACAAGTTTGCCCTGACAACCAATATTGAAGCCAAAGATGGTGGCTTGAAAATCATTGCAGGCAACGAAAAAGTTGTTCGAGCCCGTCTGGCTGATGCCAAGTTCTTCTGGGATACCGACCTCAAAAACAATCTGGAAAAGAATAACTCGAAACTTAAAGATATTGTCTTTCATGAAAAGCTCGGGAGCGTAGCCAATCGCATAGAGCGACTGGAAAAGCTTGCAGCCGAAATTGCCCCGCTGATTGGCGCTGATGTAGAGCTGACACGGCGTGCAGCAAAGCTTTCAAAAGCTGATCTTGTCTCATCCATGGTCTACGAGTTCCCAGAGCTTCAAGGCTTGATGGGCCGTTACTACGCCGCAGCTCAGGGCGAAAATGAAGCTATCGCTCATGCTATTGAAGATCACTACAAACCCGCTGGTGCTTCAGATAGTGTCCCGTCAGGTCCCGTTTCCATTGCGGTTGCCTTAGCTGATAAGATAGACATTCTCACCGGATTTTGGGCGATAAATGAAAAACCAACCGGTTCAAAAGACCCATTTGCATTACGCCGTGCTGCACTTGGTGTGATCCGTCTGATTTTGGAAAATGATCTGCGCATTCCTATGCGAGATGTGCTTGTTCAAAGCTTGCGGCGCAATATTGCCGACATCGCCTCCCATAAAGGCGAGGATACAGTGGTTTCCCTCCCGTTCGTAAAAGAATCGGAAGCTGCTGGCAGTTTGATCAAGGATATGTTCTCACTGGTATCTAAAGCCACTGGTATTATCCTTGATAACCTTTCCAACAAAGTTCCTGAAACGGCCTTGGAAAGCGGTCTAATTGACGATCTGATGGCCTTCTTTGTTGATCGGCTGAAAGTGGTTTTGAAAGATAAAGGCGTACGCCACGATCTCGCGGATGCAGTCTTCGCCTTGGGTGGGCAGGATGACATTGCCCTAATGGTTAAGCGCGCTGAAGCTTTGGGAACTCTGCTTGCGACCGAAGACGGTAAAAACCTGCTTGCGGGCTACAAGCGTGCTGCAAATATTTTGCGGGCAGAAGAAAAGAAAGACCAAAAAAGTTATGGCGGGTCGCCATCTGAGGAACTTCTTGAAGAGCCTGCAGAAATAAAGCTAACAAACGCTATCTCTGATACACAGAAAAAACTTACAGCGCTCATCTTGAACACGGACTACTCCGGTGCAATGAGCGAGTTAGCTCTACTACGAGGCCCCGTTGACGCTTTCTTTGAAGAAATTCATGTAAATGCCGAGAATATGGATGTAAGGGAGAACCGTTTGAAAATTCTCGCTCAAATTCGTGCAGCAGTACATGAAGTGGCTGACTTCTCCAAAATTTCTGGGTAG
- a CDS encoding GNAT family N-acetyltransferase, which produces MKIRQADAADLPWVTECAEMAYRVYEERLGLPPAPKFTDYNAQVLAGILHIIEDNLIPRGFIVLYPHQKRLFIESVAVHPMHQGAGYGKELFKYAEAMAKRTGFDSIELYTNEHMRENLKIFVKLGYRETDRVEAGGYKHIYFNKTTSKPD; this is translated from the coding sequence ATGAAAATTCGCCAAGCTGATGCCGCAGACCTCCCATGGGTAACAGAGTGTGCAGAAATGGCTTACCGCGTATACGAGGAGCGCTTGGGACTTCCTCCCGCTCCAAAGTTCACCGACTACAATGCTCAGGTTTTGGCGGGTATTCTACATATCATTGAAGATAATCTTATTCCGCGTGGCTTCATTGTTCTTTACCCCCACCAAAAACGGCTGTTTATTGAAAGTGTAGCGGTCCATCCCATGCATCAAGGTGCTGGGTATGGAAAAGAACTCTTCAAATATGCAGAGGCAATGGCGAAGCGAACAGGTTTTGATTCTATCGAACTGTACACAAATGAACATATGCGCGAAAATCTGAAGATATTTGTAAAACTGGGCTACCGAGAAACTGATCGGGTTGAGGCTGGGGGTTATAAGCACATCTACTTTAATAAAACCACCAGTAAACCAGATTGA
- a CDS encoding LysR substrate-binding domain-containing protein: protein MKNLNQVSLVGLRAIEAVGRLGTLKAAAGELGITVGAVSQQVQKTEGQLGRSLFERQSSGLKLTEHGKKVCAELTKGMRSLSEAIALSDRDRKETLFISAPPVLAEKWLVWRLKGFLDKYPEINVRLEAARDLVDVSNVDIDACIRIAAQIDENLHREKLRANYIFPVCSPMVARQLQSLEDLRKVPIIYDTNRMFDWNLWLEPFQLDQKDLARGLELSNASLCLDAAIAGQGVFLGWETLAFDAIERGAVVVPFEHRADSGLSYWFLTRDETRKTTSVRRFKEWLFEQFQRDFGDVT, encoded by the coding sequence ATGAAGAACTTAAATCAGGTCAGCCTAGTGGGCCTTAGAGCTATAGAGGCCGTCGGACGGCTGGGAACCCTAAAAGCTGCGGCTGGGGAACTTGGCATTACGGTTGGCGCGGTTAGTCAGCAGGTCCAAAAAACAGAAGGCCAGTTGGGAAGGTCCTTATTTGAACGCCAAAGCAGTGGGTTAAAGCTGACAGAACACGGAAAGAAAGTCTGCGCAGAATTGACAAAGGGAATGCGGAGCCTTTCTGAAGCGATCGCCCTGTCTGATAGGGACCGGAAGGAGACATTGTTTATTTCTGCTCCACCCGTACTTGCTGAAAAATGGCTCGTCTGGCGTCTAAAAGGGTTCTTGGACAAATATCCGGAGATTAACGTCCGCTTGGAGGCTGCTCGTGATCTGGTTGATGTGAGTAATGTTGATATCGATGCCTGTATCCGGATAGCTGCACAGATTGATGAAAATCTACACCGTGAAAAACTTCGGGCTAATTATATATTCCCAGTTTGTAGCCCAATGGTAGCCAGACAATTGCAGTCACTGGAGGACTTACGAAAGGTCCCAATTATATATGATACTAACCGGATGTTTGACTGGAACCTATGGCTAGAGCCGTTTCAGCTGGATCAAAAAGACCTTGCAAGAGGCTTGGAGCTTTCTAATGCGTCCTTATGCCTTGATGCCGCTATTGCAGGACAGGGAGTGTTTTTGGGTTGGGAAACACTTGCATTTGATGCCATTGAACGGGGAGCCGTTGTTGTACCTTTTGAACATAGGGCTGATTCTGGACTTTCGTATTGGTTCCTCACTCGGGATGAGACGCGAAAAACTACAAGCGTTCGCCGGTTCAAAGAGTGGTTATTTGAACAGTTTCAAAGAGATTTTGGGGATGTAACCTAG